A window of Methanomassiliicoccales archaeon contains these coding sequences:
- a CDS encoding glycoside hydrolase family 16 protein, with translation MDKKVIGILVLVLILGGFISGCLGKDTQTPSPSPSTTSLSQTTSSETSTTQTSTSTMQVPTRIETNGRVWELIWHDEFDGDRVNEEYWTFEIGNGHAYGIPGWGNNELEYYSPNNTIVENGMLIIEARKEWATDEYGTYMYTSSRLKTEGKVEFKPPVRVEARMKLPKGKGLWPAFWMLGSNIREVGWPQCGEIDIMEFLGHEPRTVHGTVHGPGYSGGRGITASYTLPEGVPDFTEDFHVFAIEWFPDRMEWYVDGELYHVVTREQVESMGYEWVFDKPFYIIINLAVGGNWPGRPDATTKFPARMYVDYVRVYKLVES, from the coding sequence ATGGATAAAAAAGTTATAGGTATTCTGGTGCTGGTGCTAATCCTTGGAGGCTTCATAAGTGGGTGTCTGGGAAAGGACACTCAAACTCCCTCGCCTTCTCCGAGCACAACTTCGCTCTCTCAGACTACATCTTCTGAGACTTCAACAACCCAAACGTCCACTTCGACCATGCAAGTACCCACAAGAATTGAAACGAACGGGAGAGTCTGGGAGCTAATATGGCACGATGAGTTTGATGGTGATAGGGTAAATGAAGAGTACTGGACATTTGAGATAGGGAACGGTCATGCGTATGGAATCCCTGGGTGGGGAAACAATGAACTTGAATATTACTCTCCAAACAACACGATAGTGGAAAATGGGATGCTCATAATAGAGGCCAGAAAAGAGTGGGCAACTGACGAGTATGGAACTTATATGTATACTTCCTCCAGACTCAAAACTGAAGGTAAAGTTGAGTTCAAGCCTCCTGTGAGAGTTGAGGCCAGGATGAAGCTACCGAAAGGCAAAGGACTTTGGCCAGCTTTCTGGATGCTGGGGTCTAACATAAGAGAAGTCGGCTGGCCCCAATGCGGTGAGATAGACATAATGGAGTTCCTGGGTCATGAGCCAAGAACTGTTCACGGCACGGTTCATGGTCCTGGATACTCAGGAGGACGAGGAATAACTGCAAGTTATACACTCCCTGAAGGAGTCCCCGACTTCACCGAAGATTTCCACGTCTTTGCCATTGAGTGGTTTCCAGATAGAATGGAGTGGTATGTGGACGGAGAACTCTATCATGTGGTTACAAGGGAGCAGGTTGAGAGCATGGGTTATGAGTGGGTCTTTGACAAGCCCTTTTACATAATCATAAATCTTGCAGTCGGTGGAAATTGGCCTGGAAGACCTGATGCAACTACAAAGTTTCCGGCTAGGATGTATGTGGACTACGTTAGGGTATACAAGCTGGTTGAGAGTTAA
- a CDS encoding cellobiose phosphorylase, producing MRENFDSKGRFIIENYNRWKPFASFLPGIAGKKGIPMWVFYVNRGQCISSFGIQDKDHPIMEFNSAVRAYQNIRILGFRTFIKLSEEGVFYEPFTLQDSEEIRQRMYVGRNELEIEEIHERLGLSINVLYYTLPQEKIPALIRIVTIRNISSTPRKLEILDGMPIIIPYGVNDYVIKHMATLIKAWIEVFNLEKKMPFFKLKSSTEDVPKVTELTEGTFYISFVKRNGKSELVKPIVDPDVVFGDDTSMITPENFIKTPLRELLNRKQVTFNKIPSAFSPVEVELKANEEVKIHTVIGYVPHISILDHYGPKFADEKYLWTKYEEGNNIIEEIVSDIWTKTSSQLFDEYVKQCYLDNVLRGGYPIVLNEEKPFVYYLYLRKHGDQERDYNYFVLTPEYYSTGNGNYRDVNQNRRENVFFHPEIGNYDIRFFMSLIQADGYNPLVINGVKYHLVSEDTSFLEDLVDKPEVLSEALKEPFTPGRLLMFMEENNIKLKVSEEEFLRTLLKHCEEEIDAVHGEGYWCDHWTYNLDLIESYLGIYPDKKRELLFEDRSYTYYDNTMIVLPRSKRYVLENGKIRQYNSLIEDKEKKALIESRKKYKHVMRAEKGRGEIYRTTLATKLLNLALVKFATLDPAGVGIEMEAGKPGWYDALNGLPGLFGSSVGETAELLRLFNFLIEAFEEFPEAELDIPVEVWRLFTEEVKLVEEYNSREDENKDHWLWEALSDLREWYREETKLGFDGREVKVKARELVDSLKILREKLRVSLEKAIEENNGIMPMYFYYEPVEYELSENGEIRILKFEQRKMPLFLEGVVKQMKITKEKGLLKELYQKVKKSELYDKKLKMYKLNAPLKDCSIEIGRARAFTPGWLENESIWLHMEYKYMLELIRNGLYEEFYDDFRNVIVAFLDPTIYGRSPLENSSFIVSSAYPDESLHGRGFVARLTGANAEFLSIWKNMFIGDKPFTFENGELRLTFAPALPGWLFDEEGKVSFNFLGKCRVTYHNPAKKDTWKLDLNKAKIILHLEDGSRVEVNGNTLRGEHALMVREGRVREINIYLPEE from the coding sequence ATGAGAGAGAATTTCGATTCAAAGGGTCGCTTCATCATAGAGAACTACAACCGCTGGAAACCATTTGCGAGCTTTTTACCTGGAATAGCTGGAAAGAAAGGAATACCAATGTGGGTGTTCTATGTAAACCGGGGGCAATGCATAAGCTCCTTTGGAATACAAGACAAAGATCACCCAATAATGGAGTTCAACTCAGCGGTTAGAGCATATCAAAACATCAGAATCCTCGGTTTCAGAACCTTCATCAAGCTCTCTGAGGAGGGAGTGTTTTATGAGCCCTTTACTCTTCAAGATAGCGAGGAGATAAGACAAAGAATGTATGTCGGGAGAAACGAACTGGAGATAGAAGAGATACACGAAAGGTTAGGACTAAGTATAAATGTTCTCTACTACACCCTGCCTCAAGAGAAAATACCAGCCCTCATCAGGATTGTCACCATAAGAAACATCTCTTCTACCCCAAGAAAGCTGGAGATACTTGATGGAATGCCCATTATCATTCCCTACGGAGTCAACGATTACGTCATAAAGCACATGGCTACCCTCATCAAAGCATGGATTGAGGTCTTTAACCTTGAGAAGAAGATGCCCTTCTTTAAGTTGAAGTCTTCAACAGAGGATGTTCCCAAGGTCACAGAACTTACGGAGGGAACATTTTACATCTCATTTGTCAAGAGAAACGGCAAAAGTGAGCTCGTAAAGCCCATAGTTGATCCCGACGTGGTTTTCGGAGACGATACATCCATGATAACTCCTGAAAACTTCATTAAGACTCCTCTAAGAGAACTTCTCAACAGAAAGCAAGTCACATTCAACAAAATACCCTCCGCATTCTCTCCAGTTGAAGTGGAGCTAAAGGCTAACGAAGAAGTAAAAATCCACACTGTAATAGGTTATGTGCCTCACATATCCATTCTCGACCACTATGGGCCAAAATTCGCAGACGAGAAATACCTTTGGACAAAGTACGAGGAAGGTAACAACATAATCGAAGAAATCGTAAGTGACATCTGGACTAAAACCTCCTCCCAGCTCTTCGATGAGTATGTGAAGCAGTGCTACCTCGACAACGTCCTGAGAGGTGGTTATCCCATAGTTCTGAACGAGGAAAAGCCCTTCGTTTATTACCTGTACCTGAGGAAGCACGGCGACCAGGAGAGGGACTATAATTACTTTGTCCTAACCCCTGAGTATTATTCTACTGGAAACGGCAACTACAGGGACGTTAACCAGAACAGGCGAGAAAACGTCTTTTTCCATCCCGAAATTGGGAACTACGACATAAGATTCTTTATGAGTCTCATCCAGGCGGACGGGTACAATCCACTCGTCATAAACGGAGTAAAGTATCACCTTGTCTCAGAGGACACGTCCTTCCTTGAGGATCTCGTAGATAAGCCAGAGGTTCTATCTGAGGCCTTAAAGGAGCCATTCACTCCTGGGAGGCTTTTAATGTTCATGGAGGAGAACAACATAAAGCTCAAGGTTTCTGAAGAGGAGTTCTTAAGAACCCTACTGAAGCACTGCGAAGAGGAGATAGACGCTGTCCATGGCGAAGGCTACTGGTGCGATCATTGGACATATAATCTGGATCTAATAGAGAGCTATCTCGGCATATATCCTGATAAGAAGCGAGAACTGCTCTTTGAAGACCGTAGCTATACCTACTATGACAACACAATGATCGTGCTTCCGAGGTCTAAGAGATACGTGCTTGAAAACGGAAAGATCAGACAATACAATTCTCTCATAGAAGATAAAGAGAAGAAAGCCCTTATAGAGTCGAGGAAGAAATATAAACACGTCATGAGAGCAGAAAAGGGAAGAGGTGAGATATACAGGACGACTCTTGCAACAAAGCTTCTCAACTTAGCACTCGTCAAGTTCGCAACGCTCGATCCGGCTGGGGTTGGGATAGAGATGGAAGCCGGTAAACCTGGATGGTACGATGCTCTCAATGGGCTTCCGGGACTCTTTGGCTCCTCGGTGGGAGAAACCGCAGAGCTTTTGAGGCTCTTCAACTTCCTGATTGAAGCCTTTGAGGAGTTCCCTGAGGCCGAGCTTGATATCCCTGTAGAGGTTTGGAGGCTCTTCACAGAAGAAGTTAAGCTCGTTGAAGAATACAATAGTAGGGAAGATGAAAACAAAGATCACTGGCTTTGGGAGGCTCTTTCGGATCTTCGCGAGTGGTATAGGGAGGAAACGAAGCTTGGCTTTGATGGAAGAGAGGTTAAGGTCAAGGCCAGAGAACTTGTTGATAGTCTGAAGATTCTCCGCGAAAAGCTGAGAGTGAGTCTTGAAAAGGCGATAGAAGAAAACAACGGAATAATGCCAATGTACTTCTATTATGAACCTGTGGAATATGAGCTCAGCGAAAACGGAGAGATAAGAATACTAAAGTTTGAGCAAAGGAAGATGCCACTCTTCCTTGAGGGTGTTGTCAAGCAAATGAAAATAACCAAAGAAAAAGGTCTCCTAAAGGAACTCTACCAGAAAGTTAAGAAGAGCGAGCTTTATGACAAGAAGCTGAAGATGTACAAGCTTAACGCACCTCTAAAAGACTGTTCAATAGAGATAGGCAGGGCCAGAGCTTTCACCCCTGGGTGGTTGGAAAATGAATCTATATGGCTCCACATGGAGTACAAGTACATGCTTGAACTTATAAGAAATGGCCTCTACGAAGAGTTCTACGACGACTTTAGGAATGTAATAGTTGCTTTCCTTGATCCGACCATTTACGGAAGGAGTCCCCTTGAAAACTCATCCTTCATAGTCAGCAGTGCCTACCCCGACGAGTCCCTTCACGGAAGGGGCTTCGTGGCAAGGCTTACAGGGGCAAACGCTGAATTCCTGAGCATCTGGAAGAACATGTTTATAGGAGACAAGCCGTTTACCTTTGAAAACGGCGAGCTCAGGCTAACATTTGCACCGGCACTTCCGGGGTGGCTGTTTGACGAAGAGGGGAAGGTGAGCTTTAACTTCCTTGGAAAGTGCAGGGTCACCTACCACAATCCAGCTAAAAAAGACACTTGGAAACTCGACCTAAACAAGGCAAAAATAATCTTGCATCTTGAAGATGGAAGCAGAGTAGAGGTAAATGGAAATACGCTCAGGGGAGAGCATGCACTGATGGTTAGGGAGGGCAGGGTGAGAGAGATCAACATTTACCTGCCGGAGGAGTGA
- a CDS encoding SDR family oxidoreductase has product MKVAVVTGASKGIGRAIAKALAKEGYKLALGARSVEMLEELSREIGGAFYSYLDVSKPESVAEFAEKVLKEFGGVDLLVANAGIPMGGRLDEVSEEDMKRVFDVNTFGVWRTIKAFLPSLKERKGTVVVVTSYISTMILPNAGPYVASKWAARAITKTFQLENPEVKFIELRPGKVDTYFYGKPGRKIEEGFMKPEDVAELLISLLKLPEHVLVEDVLFRSIY; this is encoded by the coding sequence ATGAAGGTTGCCGTTGTTACTGGTGCATCAAAGGGAATAGGGAGGGCCATTGCAAAGGCTCTAGCAAAAGAGGGCTATAAACTTGCACTTGGTGCGAGAAGCGTTGAAATGCTCGAAGAGCTTTCCAGAGAAATAGGAGGTGCTTTCTACTCCTACCTAGACGTTTCAAAGCCAGAAAGCGTTGCGGAGTTTGCGGAGAAGGTTCTTAAGGAGTTTGGTGGTGTTGACTTGCTTGTTGCAAATGCAGGAATACCAATGGGTGGAAGGTTGGATGAAGTTAGTGAAGAAGATATGAAGAGAGTTTTTGATGTCAATACCTTCGGCGTCTGGAGAACTATAAAAGCCTTCCTGCCGAGTTTGAAGGAGAGAAAAGGTACTGTAGTGGTTGTGACTTCATATATCTCAACAATGATTCTCCCAAATGCCGGACCCTATGTCGCCAGTAAGTGGGCAGCAAGGGCAATCACAAAGACCTTCCAATTGGAGAATCCGGAAGTGAAGTTCATAGAGCTTCGTCCTGGAAAAGTTGATACCTACTTCTACGGAAAACCCGGAAGAAAAATAGAAGAGGGATTTATGAAACCAGAAGACGTCGCAGAGCTCTTAATTTCCCTTCTAAAGCTCCCAGAGCATGTGCTCGTTGAAGACGTGCTTTTCAGATCAATTTACTAA
- a CDS encoding CGP-CTERM sorting domain-containing protein, with protein sequence MRFIKATDEVAFYVNMTNVQTQWGGIAWATPAVVIAGRVPPSLTGTELPAAGGYKNFSLPMPAVNVSNYESIWAKVDFELVKREDTLIRAGLVMWFEDTNGKQLAEVYVPFFDDYNGIVGAQFPPIEVGSVSTTVYVNGVARNVTFTVQKAWNWNNFAFEFIPEEPIAKSSGEISIDLGAIVDKVIQEIVNDPNSNYNEEDIVWSSLAFGTYSGSQGNSFEYGWILHDARVLPQEAVKEEEISPEETPSHKLYDVTYISTLSYFYYYRYHKLMKAYEEILEENITVAENIINTTEILRKQAEENYQKAIELSYGGIRTFIYLRKAYVYIKNAKETLEGALQYPKLVQEYEKALEQAKMQKVSEKILNDVETAKSISEDYYNKALSLPAGDPNIVFYISEAYRLLNYAVKTLKDNILPTPLLEIRDVAASVEEGDVQFTWWDQWLEEPIQLSDGRTVWMQTNFWNIVGGEGEVFMRFIKQTEDFAFYVDLNNVQTQWGGIAWATPEVIIEGRAPAQWWGDKAPVGGHEYLTLPMPAAEISNYDSIWVKVKYDVAKREDTLVRFGINLWFEDPSTGAPIGELYVPFFDDFGGIVGDRTEVGEVTSTVIINGEMKNMKFTIQRAISGGGWGVLLFMPEEQLPQSGEVIIDIKPMMDKVVEQMRDFFGMPLENQQWTSISVGSYSGSEGTAFNYGWIIYEAKILSPSEAPQVIKTVVTETVTITKTKTETKTETKTETITETKTETKTETVTQTVTETQGICGPVAFLGLALIPLVLRRKK encoded by the coding sequence ATGAGGTTCATAAAAGCAACTGATGAAGTAGCTTTCTACGTAAATATGACAAACGTGCAAACACAATGGGGTGGCATAGCATGGGCAACTCCGGCTGTAGTTATTGCGGGTAGAGTTCCTCCAAGCCTTACCGGCACTGAACTCCCTGCTGCGGGAGGTTATAAGAACTTTTCATTGCCAATGCCAGCAGTTAATGTTTCAAACTATGAAAGCATCTGGGCCAAGGTTGACTTTGAACTCGTTAAAAGAGAAGACACCCTAATAAGAGCAGGCTTGGTTATGTGGTTTGAAGATACTAACGGAAAACAGCTGGCGGAGGTATACGTGCCTTTCTTTGATGATTACAATGGAATAGTAGGTGCCCAGTTCCCACCAATTGAAGTCGGAAGTGTAAGCACAACAGTTTATGTAAACGGGGTAGCCAGAAATGTTACTTTTACCGTTCAAAAGGCATGGAACTGGAATAACTTTGCATTTGAGTTCATACCTGAGGAACCGATAGCAAAGAGTTCCGGTGAAATTAGCATTGATCTTGGAGCAATTGTGGACAAGGTGATCCAAGAAATAGTTAACGATCCGAATTCTAACTACAATGAGGAAGATATTGTATGGAGCTCTCTTGCATTTGGTACTTACAGTGGAAGCCAAGGAAATAGTTTTGAATATGGTTGGATACTTCATGACGCAAGAGTTCTACCTCAAGAAGCTGTGAAAGAAGAAGAGATATCTCCAGAAGAGACCCCCTCTCATAAATTGTACGATGTAACATACATCTCCACTCTCAGCTATTTCTATTACTATCGCTATCATAAATTAATGAAAGCATATGAAGAAATCCTTGAAGAAAATATCACTGTAGCGGAAAATATCATAAATACAACAGAAATTCTTAGAAAACAGGCGGAGGAGAATTACCAAAAGGCCATTGAACTCTCATATGGTGGAATAAGAACATTCATATATTTAAGAAAAGCCTATGTCTACATTAAAAATGCAAAAGAGACCCTGGAGGGGGCATTACAATATCCTAAGCTGGTGCAAGAGTATGAAAAAGCTTTAGAACAAGCAAAGATGCAAAAAGTAAGTGAAAAAATACTTAATGATGTGGAAACTGCTAAAAGCATATCAGAAGATTATTACAATAAAGCTCTTTCCCTTCCAGCTGGAGATCCAAACATAGTCTTCTACATAAGTGAAGCATATAGACTCCTCAACTATGCAGTAAAAACTCTAAAAGATAATATACTCCCAACACCGCTCTTAGAAATACGTGATGTTGCAGCTAGTGTTGAGGAGGGGGATGTTCAGTTTACTTGGTGGGATCAGTGGTTGGAGGAGCCGATACAGTTGAGTGACGGAAGAACAGTGTGGATGCAGACGAACTTCTGGAATATCGTTGGTGGAGAAGGAGAAGTCTTCATGAGATTCATAAAGCAGACAGAAGACTTCGCCTTCTACGTTGACTTAAACAACGTACAAACACAATGGGGCGGCATAGCATGGGCAACACCCGAAGTTATCATAGAAGGAAGAGCACCGGCCCAGTGGTGGGGAGACAAGGCTCCAGTGGGAGGACACGAATACTTGACTTTACCTATGCCCGCTGCTGAGATTTCTAACTATGACAGCATCTGGGTCAAGGTGAAATATGACGTGGCTAAAAGAGAAGACACCCTCGTGAGGTTTGGGATAAACCTCTGGTTTGAAGACCCTAGCACAGGGGCTCCTATCGGTGAACTTTACGTACCGTTCTTCGACGACTTTGGAGGAATAGTCGGAGACAGAACCGAAGTGGGAGAAGTAACCTCAACAGTAATTATAAATGGAGAAATGAAAAACATGAAGTTCACCATACAGAGGGCTATCTCTGGTGGCGGTTGGGGTGTTCTGTTGTTTATGCCGGAGGAACAGCTCCCACAGTCAGGGGAGGTTATAATTGACATAAAGCCCATGATGGACAAAGTGGTTGAGCAAATGAGAGACTTCTTTGGAATGCCTCTTGAGAACCAGCAGTGGACTTCAATATCCGTGGGCTCATACAGCGGTAGCGAGGGAACGGCCTTCAACTATGGCTGGATAATTTATGAAGCAAAGATACTCTCCCCAAGTGAAGCTCCTCAGGTTATTAAAACCGTGGTAACTGAAACTGTAACCATAACGAAAACTAAAACTGAGACCAAGACAGAGACTAAGACGGAAACTATAACCGAAACCAAGACTGAGACCAAGACAGAGACTGTAACCCAAACAGTAACCGAGACTCAAGGAATCTGTGGACCTGTTGCCTTCCTAGGATTAGCACTAATTCCATTAGTTTTAAGAAGAAAGAAGTGA
- a CDS encoding glycoside hydrolase family 1 protein: MDREILWGVSQSGFQFEMGDRFNRNLDTRSDWWKWVRDPVNLKKGLVSGDLPEEGPNNYELYPIDRSLAKELGLNAYSLNVEWSRIFPCPTYEVEVDYELDGNGLVKKVKITKDTLRELDDIANSAEVYHYMRVLTNLKKLGFEIVLTLVHYTHPIWLHDPIESRDTNLKNERNGWVNQRSIIEFTKFAAYLAYKFGHLVDMWATFNEPMVMIELGYLAPYSGFPPGVINPQLAKKAIINIINAHARAYDAIKEFDKEKSGGKSREPAQIGIIANNVGTSYPKDPNDPRDIKAAEMTDFFHSGLLLQALTKGNLNIEFDMETMLKVNHLKRLDWIGITYYSREVVTHSEPKFQEIPITAFKGVPRYGYSCPPNELSADGHPVSDLGWEVYPEGIYNSIKVASSYGKPVYILENGIADSKDVLRPYFIASHIAYIERAVEAGFNVDGYFHWALTDNYEWAMGFRMRFGLYAVDMITKERIPREESVRVYREIVKNNGITNKIKTKYLREESI, translated from the coding sequence ATGGACAGAGAGATTTTATGGGGAGTTTCACAGTCGGGCTTCCAATTTGAAATGGGTGATCGCTTCAACAGGAACTTAGACACAAGGAGCGATTGGTGGAAGTGGGTTAGAGATCCGGTTAATCTGAAAAAGGGGCTCGTGAGTGGTGACCTACCGGAGGAAGGTCCCAATAACTACGAGCTCTATCCTATAGATCGTTCACTGGCAAAGGAGCTCGGGCTCAACGCCTACTCACTCAACGTGGAATGGAGTAGAATATTTCCATGCCCAACGTATGAAGTCGAGGTAGATTACGAGCTTGATGGCAACGGGCTTGTTAAGAAAGTAAAAATAACTAAGGATACCCTTAGAGAGCTAGATGACATTGCAAACAGTGCGGAGGTCTACCATTATATGAGGGTACTCACAAATCTGAAGAAGCTGGGCTTTGAAATAGTTCTTACTCTTGTCCACTACACTCACCCGATATGGCTCCACGATCCCATTGAGTCAAGGGATACAAACCTAAAGAATGAGAGGAATGGATGGGTAAACCAGAGATCAATAATCGAGTTCACCAAGTTTGCGGCATACCTTGCCTACAAGTTTGGGCATCTTGTAGACATGTGGGCCACATTCAACGAACCAATGGTGATGATCGAGCTAGGATATCTCGCTCCTTACTCTGGATTCCCACCAGGAGTCATCAATCCACAACTCGCAAAGAAGGCCATCATTAACATAATAAACGCTCATGCGAGGGCATACGATGCAATAAAGGAGTTCGATAAAGAGAAATCTGGAGGTAAATCTAGAGAACCAGCCCAAATTGGCATAATAGCTAATAACGTAGGTACTTCGTATCCAAAAGATCCAAATGACCCAAGGGACATTAAGGCCGCCGAAATGACAGACTTCTTCCACAGTGGACTTTTGTTACAGGCACTAACCAAAGGGAACCTGAACATCGAGTTCGACATGGAGACGATGCTAAAGGTAAACCACCTAAAAAGACTCGACTGGATAGGGATTACTTATTACTCGAGAGAAGTTGTTACTCATTCCGAGCCCAAGTTCCAGGAAATTCCGATAACAGCTTTCAAAGGTGTCCCTAGATATGGGTACTCATGTCCACCAAACGAACTTTCAGCAGATGGGCATCCGGTCAGTGATCTTGGATGGGAAGTGTATCCAGAGGGGATTTACAACAGCATAAAGGTTGCCTCCTCTTATGGAAAGCCTGTTTACATACTTGAAAACGGAATCGCTGATTCCAAAGATGTTCTCCGGCCGTACTTTATTGCTTCCCACATAGCATACATAGAAAGGGCCGTTGAGGCCGGTTTCAATGTTGACGGTTACTTCCACTGGGCACTGACAGATAATTACGAATGGGCAATGGGCTTTAGAATGAGATTTGGCCTGTACGCTGTTGACATGATTACCAAAGAGAGGATTCCAAGGGAAGAAAGTGTTAGGGTGTACCGAGAGATCGTGAAGAACAACGGTATAACGAATAAAATTAAAACGAAGTACCTAAGGGAGGAGAGCATATGA
- a CDS encoding beta-agarase, with translation MEKVIHGKIIGITMILALFLGCIGGPQPNIEKTSPTSTLENSQVQPTSTTSQIREEIIKPKAKFPEGYSDFGGWKEIRLEPSGYFRVEVVDGKYWLVDPEGYVFLSKGVNAVNYLGDHSPKLGYAPYYVNVLRKYGDINLWINTTVSRMVEWGFNTVGAWSSPELYEYFPHTVLLDIAAKYGFNWEKGTMPDIFKDDFEEYVRKVVYFNVEPLKNNPMVIGFFTDNELRWGPDWRSSNHLLDDFMTLPSDAPGKKVAVEVLKDVFGGNISKLNMELKTNFTSFDELLNYTGKLPSTALFNEARKEFVRRYAERYFSVVTKAIREVDQNHLILGVRFAVSPFIRPPDEVFEVAGKYVDVICINLYNFPVAPKEYLDHIHEITGRPIMITEFSFRAMDSGLPNTKGAGITVETQKERAEYTRRFIESFIKLPYAVGYHWFKWSDQPKEGRWDGENSNYGLVNIEDEPYEEMVQMFTSLNRDLEKIHKEG, from the coding sequence ATGGAAAAAGTAATCCATGGTAAAATCATTGGTATTACGATGATTTTAGCTTTATTCCTTGGGTGTATTGGAGGTCCACAGCCAAATATAGAGAAAACTTCTCCCACTTCTACACTTGAGAATTCTCAAGTTCAGCCCACTTCAACTACCTCTCAAATAAGAGAAGAAATAATAAAACCTAAAGCCAAGTTCCCTGAAGGGTACTCTGATTTTGGAGGGTGGAAGGAGATAAGACTTGAGCCTTCTGGATACTTTAGAGTTGAAGTTGTAGATGGAAAATATTGGCTCGTTGATCCGGAGGGATATGTTTTTCTGTCAAAGGGCGTAAACGCGGTAAACTATCTGGGGGATCATTCGCCCAAACTGGGGTATGCTCCGTATTATGTTAACGTACTTCGGAAGTACGGGGATATAAACCTGTGGATCAACACCACCGTTAGTAGGATGGTCGAGTGGGGATTCAATACTGTGGGAGCTTGGTCTTCTCCTGAGCTGTATGAGTATTTCCCCCACACCGTTCTTCTAGATATTGCAGCAAAATATGGATTTAACTGGGAAAAAGGTACTATGCCAGACATTTTTAAGGACGATTTCGAGGAATACGTGAGGAAGGTTGTTTATTTCAATGTCGAACCACTGAAGAATAACCCCATGGTAATCGGATTCTTTACAGACAATGAGCTTCGCTGGGGTCCGGACTGGAGGTCGAGCAATCACCTTCTAGATGATTTCATGACTCTTCCCTCCGATGCTCCAGGAAAGAAAGTGGCTGTAGAAGTGCTCAAAGATGTTTTTGGCGGTAATATCTCTAAGCTAAACATGGAGCTTAAGACAAACTTTACGTCTTTTGATGAACTCCTTAACTATACCGGAAAGCTTCCCTCAACTGCTCTGTTCAATGAAGCTAGAAAGGAGTTCGTGAGGAGATATGCTGAGAGATATTTTAGTGTGGTAACGAAGGCAATAAGAGAAGTTGACCAGAATCACCTCATACTCGGGGTTAGGTTTGCGGTTTCTCCTTTCATAAGACCGCCCGATGAAGTTTTTGAGGTTGCAGGAAAATACGTTGATGTAATTTGCATAAACCTTTACAACTTTCCGGTAGCTCCAAAAGAATATCTCGATCATATACATGAGATCACAGGAAGGCCTATAATGATAACGGAGTTCTCCTTTAGAGCTATGGATTCAGGCCTTCCCAACACCAAAGGGGCAGGAATTACGGTAGAAACTCAAAAGGAAAGGGCGGAATACACCAGGCGTTTCATAGAGAGTTTCATAAAGCTTCCTTATGCAGTCGGCTACCACTGGTTTAAGTGGTCAGATCAGCCGAAGGAAGGCAGGTGGGACGGTGAGAACAGTAACTATGGTCTTGTGAACATTGAAGACGAGCCGTATGAGGAAATGGTTCAAATGTTTACTTCCCTCAACAGAGATCTTGAAAAGATTCACAAAGAAGGTTAA
- a CDS encoding VapC toxin family PIN domain ribonuclease: MKMPKRIMFDSSSLLIMHMKRNKSLLELTLLNFEVLVPQISIYEYLVTKAFLGKNLDHEMALLKEIYQIIPLEDEVLTKSAVIMKNLMKNREKISTIDVLVGVAAIVKNALLITDDPSRYKPLTKYGLDVISIEKFAEELNLLAIRLSKKDSVAKVIENQKSVRGDSNG; encoded by the coding sequence ATGAAAATGCCCAAAAGGATAATGTTTGATAGCTCTTCCCTCCTGATAATGCACATGAAAAGAAACAAATCACTGCTCGAGTTGACTCTTTTGAACTTCGAAGTCCTTGTGCCACAGATCAGTATATATGAATATCTTGTTACAAAGGCTTTTCTTGGAAAAAATCTAGATCATGAGATGGCATTATTGAAGGAAATTTATCAAATAATTCCTCTGGAAGATGAAGTACTTACTAAAAGTGCCGTAATTATGAAAAATCTCATGAAAAATAGAGAAAAAATTTCCACTATTGATGTTTTAGTTGGGGTTGCGGCCATAGTAAAGAATGCTCTGCTGATAACAGATGATCCCAGTCGCTACAAGCCACTCACGAAATACGGATTGGATGTAATAAGCATTGAGAAGTTTGCTGAAGAGTTGAACCTCCTTGCCATTAGACTCTCGAAGAAAGATTCTGTAGCTAAGGTGATAGAAAACCAAAAATCTGTGAGGGGGGATTCTAATGGATAA